A window of Corallococcus macrosporus DSM 14697 contains these coding sequences:
- a CDS encoding tetratricopeptide repeat protein, giving the protein MRQFIFVLGCASVLGCASTPKPVPAAPPEAARTSQAEQETPEYLSPSEIIKVLEDSKVAYRVDGKDSPPGGWGDQLWPQRVALIDVPQVVVEGGRRTIREWPTPTGLKALLDEAEPHFQAKRYDEAAKLYAQATELCPDCYVGWVFRGDADYFAGDAATALAHYRHATTLNPYDHRTWFFQGNALAKLGRFEEALDSWAQCLALSPRYPVIRQFFRANAHLGLVIRGDTIVPRGYAERDAEGVSIQFDPNHDPAWLAFANCKALWLGEPSHRREMTGSTEEQFTSVEEMECLASALAVHEGQKAAGNTDASDPTLDRLFAIAQEGLLLEAVLFEVGARVHPQIALTLEDELRQRLKKYVLMHVLVPAGGRGG; this is encoded by the coding sequence GTGCGCCAATTCATCTTCGTTCTCGGCTGTGCCTCTGTCCTCGGCTGCGCGTCCACGCCGAAGCCCGTCCCGGCCGCGCCTCCCGAAGCCGCCCGGACGTCCCAGGCGGAGCAGGAGACGCCGGAGTACCTCTCGCCCTCCGAAATCATCAAGGTGCTGGAGGACTCGAAGGTGGCCTACCGGGTCGACGGCAAGGACTCGCCCCCGGGCGGGTGGGGCGACCAGCTCTGGCCCCAGCGCGTCGCCTTGATTGACGTGCCCCAGGTGGTGGTGGAGGGCGGCCGCCGCACCATCCGCGAGTGGCCCACGCCCACCGGGCTGAAGGCCCTGCTCGACGAGGCCGAGCCCCACTTCCAGGCGAAGCGCTACGACGAGGCCGCGAAGCTGTACGCCCAGGCCACCGAGCTGTGCCCGGACTGCTACGTCGGGTGGGTCTTCCGGGGCGACGCGGACTACTTCGCCGGCGACGCGGCCACCGCGCTGGCGCACTACCGCCACGCCACCACCCTCAACCCCTATGACCACCGCACCTGGTTCTTCCAGGGCAACGCCCTGGCGAAGCTGGGGCGCTTCGAGGAGGCGCTGGACTCCTGGGCGCAGTGTCTGGCGCTGAGCCCGCGCTACCCCGTCATCCGTCAGTTCTTCCGCGCCAACGCGCACCTGGGGCTGGTCATCCGCGGGGACACCATCGTCCCGCGTGGGTACGCCGAGCGCGACGCCGAAGGGGTCTCCATCCAGTTCGACCCCAACCATGACCCGGCCTGGCTGGCGTTCGCCAACTGCAAGGCCCTGTGGCTGGGCGAGCCCTCCCACCGGCGGGAGATGACGGGCTCCACCGAGGAGCAGTTCACCTCCGTGGAGGAGATGGAGTGCCTGGCCTCGGCGCTGGCCGTCCACGAAGGCCAGAAGGCGGCGGGCAACACGGACGCGTCGGACCCCACGCTGGACCGCCTGTTCGCCATCGCCCAGGAGGGGCTGCTGCTGGAGGCGGTGTTGTTCGAGGTGGGCGCGCGCGTCCACCCCCAGATCGCGCTCACCCTGGAGGATGAGCTCCGCCAGCGCCTGAAGAAGTACGTGCTCATGCACGTCCTGGTGCCGGCGGGAGGCCGAGGCGGTTGA
- a CDS encoding GatB/YqeY domain-containing protein, with protein MRTVDEWKAALRTALKEAMRTRSTHAAAALRETLAAIDNAEAPDLRGAPAAVGGAFAGSAGGLGSGEVTRLALTPEAVQAVVDREVQERRDAVALYEKLGKQDQADAVKAQLDVLLAL; from the coding sequence ATGCGAACCGTTGATGAGTGGAAGGCGGCGCTGCGGACCGCGCTGAAGGAGGCCATGCGGACGCGGAGCACCCACGCGGCGGCGGCGCTCCGTGAGACGCTGGCGGCCATCGACAACGCGGAGGCGCCCGACCTGCGCGGGGCACCCGCGGCCGTCGGCGGCGCCTTCGCGGGAAGCGCCGGTGGCCTGGGCAGCGGAGAAGTGACGCGCCTGGCCCTGACCCCCGAAGCCGTGCAGGCCGTCGTCGACCGTGAGGTTCAAGAGCGGCGGGACGCGGTGGCCCTCTACGAGAAGCTCGGGAAGCAGGACCAGGCGGACGCCGTGAAGGCGCAGCTGGACGTGCTCCTGGCGCTATGA
- a CDS encoding sensor histidine kinase encodes MLRRLLPTLVALGCGLLALGWGLVSLQRIFGQERDDAHAQLRSRRDALAHAAEEALRQTLAKRLDESIPTLHAAVGDPLEPGEGYYLNFRGYQFLPRLTIPMPGPQTPARDLHARLGARLKDGASAEDWEPRLTRLRAVEAALAAQDTRGAATRVEALLRHHAANRLPPEQELPFLLVVVERLQRGPATLPLVRALLREGLPEDLGGFARASGLQRDVLRERSRFTQPDFHFLHARIVRVSAALGEPTGDFLARADEAGAGMLVIPEELHEPTLLGESWYMAPRGEAVYGIAVDLEELLQPITQDMEARGIFDATGRLRLRVGGAVRPMSTLRLAVDVPQWARQEADIEARYGLKTLLVAVCGVLAVAIVALAVVAQQRKYRFLELKSDFVATVSHELRTPLAAIRLLGETLERKLARTPEVRDYPARIVQAADGLHFLVENILSFNRIDKGRWTPRTSRVRLEELINPLRDDLANATTVPVHITADMEGVELEADPGLLRMLFSNLGRNACAYNRSNPIEISIRAQAIPGYGCTVLFQDNGIGIPESEWENAFLDFYRLTLPGPEVHGSGLGLALCRRIMKLHRGDIQVASSGPDGTTFALIFNEPAR; translated from the coding sequence ATGCTGCGCCGGCTCCTTCCTACGCTCGTCGCCCTGGGTTGTGGCCTCCTGGCCCTGGGCTGGGGGCTGGTCAGCCTCCAGCGCATCTTCGGCCAGGAGCGCGACGACGCCCACGCCCAGCTCCGCTCGCGCCGGGACGCCCTGGCCCACGCGGCCGAGGAGGCGCTGCGGCAGACCCTGGCGAAGCGGCTCGACGAGAGCATCCCCACCCTCCACGCCGCCGTGGGGGACCCGCTGGAGCCGGGCGAGGGCTACTACCTCAACTTCCGCGGCTACCAGTTCCTGCCGCGCCTCACCATCCCCATGCCGGGCCCCCAGACGCCCGCGCGCGACCTGCACGCGCGGCTGGGCGCCCGGCTGAAGGACGGCGCCTCCGCGGAGGACTGGGAGCCCCGCCTCACGCGCCTGCGCGCGGTGGAGGCGGCGCTGGCGGCCCAGGACACACGAGGCGCGGCCACGCGCGTGGAGGCGTTGCTGCGCCACCACGCCGCGAACCGGCTGCCGCCGGAGCAGGAGCTCCCCTTCCTCCTGGTGGTGGTGGAGCGGCTCCAGCGAGGCCCCGCCACCCTGCCGCTGGTGCGGGCCCTGCTGCGCGAGGGGCTGCCGGAGGACCTGGGCGGCTTCGCCCGCGCGTCCGGGCTGCAGCGGGACGTGCTGCGCGAGCGCTCGCGCTTCACCCAGCCGGACTTCCACTTCCTCCATGCGCGCATCGTCCGGGTGAGCGCGGCGCTGGGCGAGCCCACGGGCGACTTCCTCGCCCGGGCGGACGAGGCGGGCGCGGGCATGCTGGTGATTCCCGAGGAGCTCCACGAGCCCACGCTGCTGGGCGAGTCCTGGTACATGGCGCCGCGCGGCGAGGCGGTGTACGGCATCGCGGTGGACCTGGAGGAGCTGCTCCAGCCCATCACCCAGGACATGGAGGCGCGCGGCATCTTCGACGCCACGGGGCGCCTGCGGCTGCGCGTGGGCGGCGCCGTCCGTCCCATGAGCACCCTGCGGCTGGCGGTGGACGTGCCCCAGTGGGCGCGGCAGGAGGCGGACATCGAAGCGCGCTACGGCTTGAAGACGCTGCTGGTGGCTGTGTGTGGCGTGCTGGCGGTGGCCATCGTCGCGCTCGCGGTGGTGGCCCAGCAGCGCAAGTACCGCTTCCTGGAGCTCAAGAGCGACTTCGTGGCCACCGTCTCCCACGAGCTGCGCACGCCGCTGGCCGCCATCCGCCTGCTGGGCGAGACGCTGGAGCGCAAGCTGGCGCGGACGCCAGAGGTGCGGGACTACCCGGCGCGCATCGTCCAGGCCGCGGATGGGCTGCACTTCCTGGTGGAGAACATCCTGTCGTTCAACCGCATCGACAAGGGGCGCTGGACGCCGCGGACCTCCCGCGTGCGGCTGGAGGAGCTCATCAATCCCCTGCGGGATGACCTGGCCAACGCCACCACCGTCCCCGTCCACATCACCGCGGACATGGAGGGCGTGGAGCTGGAGGCGGACCCGGGCCTCTTGCGGATGCTGTTCTCCAACCTGGGCCGCAATGCCTGCGCCTACAACCGCAGCAACCCCATTGAAATCTCCATCCGCGCCCAGGCGATTCCCGGCTACGGCTGCACGGTGCTGTTCCAGGACAACGGCATCGGCATCCCGGAGTCGGAATGGGAGAACGCCTTCCTGGACTTCTACCGGCTGACGCTGCCCGGCCCGGAGGTCCATGGCAGCGGGCTGGGGCTTGCCCTGTGCCGCAGAATCATGAAGCTGCACCGGGGCGACATCCAGGTGGCGTCATCGGGGCCCGACGGCACCACCTTCGCGCTGATATTCAACGAGCCGGCTCGATGA
- a CDS encoding TIGR02757 family protein, whose amino-acid sequence MLTSTDARARIAFDPVEFPHRYTDPRDIEVSALLAAGLAYGRADLFRPKVDALLQRMGSSPAAFVRTLDVAGARRLLEGFVYRFNVGTDVAVLLLGMGRVLREQGSLEALFLQGLQARGTLHGALDHFTTSLRAVPMEPLRKALGPERGLHHLLPSPLGGGAAKRLNLYLRWMVRGPDTVDFGVWTRVPPSSLLIPLDTHIGRISRHLGLTRRNDLTWRTAEEVTAALRVLDPADPVRYDFALCHYGMSGACPAQPVAENCGRCPLLHACAVGPRVVAGATRRVQGATVRKGSELSVSRRR is encoded by the coding sequence GTGCTGACCTCCACCGACGCGCGGGCTCGCATCGCCTTCGACCCGGTGGAGTTCCCGCACCGCTACACGGACCCGCGAGACATCGAGGTCAGCGCGCTGCTGGCCGCCGGGCTGGCCTACGGACGCGCGGACCTGTTCCGTCCCAAGGTGGACGCGCTGCTCCAGCGCATGGGGTCATCCCCCGCCGCCTTCGTCCGGACGCTCGACGTGGCCGGAGCCCGGCGGCTGCTGGAAGGCTTCGTGTACCGCTTCAACGTGGGCACGGACGTGGCGGTGCTCCTGCTGGGCATGGGGCGCGTGCTGCGGGAGCAGGGCAGCCTGGAGGCCCTGTTCCTCCAGGGGCTTCAGGCGCGCGGCACCCTGCATGGCGCGCTGGACCACTTCACGACGAGCCTGCGCGCGGTGCCCATGGAGCCCCTGCGCAAGGCCCTGGGGCCTGAGCGGGGCCTGCACCACCTGCTGCCCTCGCCCCTGGGCGGGGGAGCGGCCAAGCGCCTCAACCTCTACCTCCGGTGGATGGTGCGGGGGCCGGACACCGTGGACTTCGGCGTCTGGACGCGCGTGCCGCCCTCATCCCTCCTGATTCCCTTGGACACCCACATCGGGCGCATCTCGCGGCACCTGGGGCTGACGCGGCGCAATGACCTGACCTGGCGCACGGCGGAGGAGGTGACAGCCGCGTTACGCGTGTTGGATCCGGCGGACCCCGTCCGTTACGACTTCGCGTTGTGTCACTACGGCATGAGCGGGGCGTGCCCGGCGCAGCCCGTGGCGGAGAACTGTGGCCGGTGTCCGTTGCTGCACGCTTGTGCCGTTGGCCCTCGGGTGGTGGCCGGGGCGACCCGCCGGGTCCAGGGGGCCACCGTTCGGAAGGGCAGCGAACTGTCCGTGTCGCGACGACGTTGA
- a CDS encoding energy transducer TonB, with the protein MFKSVIERQRAGRLGTGVWVSIALHAALFGAVLFISGRPQGPTEPPEPKELVLRVSQAPRLAKGSPAPARPKAATAPRPRPRPRNKDRVPARVPPPVVDAPPKPVEAVASADTSSATDEVTDPGEGVPGGHPEGYEDSDVIGVPLVPNLGPGMGGTGTDVMPFGSGMTPPRLMGGAGIEYTLQALAARVEGTMIAKCVITVRGDVTDCRVIKGLAHMDEAVLEALHSRRYTPVEYQGRPVSVSYVFTLRLKLPR; encoded by the coding sequence ATGTTCAAGTCGGTCATCGAGCGGCAGCGGGCTGGACGTCTTGGCACGGGCGTGTGGGTGTCCATCGCCCTGCATGCGGCACTGTTCGGGGCGGTGCTCTTCATCTCCGGGAGGCCGCAGGGCCCCACGGAGCCTCCGGAGCCGAAGGAGCTGGTGCTCCGCGTGAGTCAGGCGCCGCGCCTGGCGAAGGGCTCGCCGGCCCCCGCGCGGCCCAAGGCCGCCACCGCGCCGCGCCCGCGTCCGCGTCCGCGCAACAAGGACCGCGTGCCCGCCCGCGTGCCGCCGCCGGTGGTGGACGCGCCGCCCAAGCCGGTGGAAGCGGTGGCGAGCGCCGACACCAGCTCCGCGACGGACGAGGTGACGGACCCGGGAGAGGGCGTGCCCGGTGGCCACCCGGAAGGCTACGAGGACAGCGACGTGATTGGCGTGCCGCTCGTGCCGAACCTCGGCCCTGGGATGGGGGGCACGGGCACCGACGTCATGCCCTTCGGCTCGGGCATGACGCCCCCGCGGCTGATGGGCGGCGCGGGCATCGAGTACACGCTCCAGGCGCTCGCCGCCCGCGTGGAAGGCACGATGATCGCCAAGTGCGTCATCACGGTGCGGGGCGACGTGACGGACTGCCGCGTCATCAAGGGCCTGGCGCACATGGACGAGGCGGTGCTCGAGGCGCTGCACAGCCGCCGTTACACGCCGGTGGAGTACCAGGGCCGGCCGGTGAGCGTGTCCTACGTCTTCACCCTGCGGCTCAAGCTGCCCCGCTAG
- a CDS encoding phytoene desaturase family protein, which yields MPSTWYDAVVVGAGFGGLATALELARRGARVALCESLNYPGGCASTFQRGGHAFESGATLFSGFEPHQLFGRWIRELALPVTVDWLDPVVELRTPTARLAVHRDRARFVESLCALPGAPAPAVRRLFALQARVAGALWPLFDDPTLLPPLDPRALLRHAGRALHYPPLLRWLGRPLGAVLEHLGLASFTPLRTYLDALCQITVQCSAAEAEAPFALAAMDYYWRGTGHVRGRIGQLARALAGAVEAQGGTVLLANRVKAVTPVPGGWSVTARRGELRARHVVANVLPRSLSRLLDVPLDRLPRLDRLSRAVESGWGAAMHYLVVRAPAGAHGQAHHLELVQDASAPFIEGNHLFMSISGEADAGRAPPGHRTVTVSTHVPLTTLSQLPAEAQRGYVERIQARMGQGLRRLAPEWVAGLTHAMTASPRTYQRFTQRDGGAVGGVPRRAGLANYRHLGPFQVRDGLWLVGDSVFPGQSTLATAVGGVRTAASIASRR from the coding sequence ATGCCGAGCACCTGGTACGACGCGGTGGTGGTGGGCGCGGGCTTTGGCGGACTGGCCACCGCGCTGGAGCTGGCCCGGCGTGGCGCTCGCGTGGCGCTGTGCGAGTCGCTGAACTACCCCGGCGGCTGCGCCAGCACCTTCCAGCGGGGCGGCCATGCCTTCGAGTCCGGCGCCACGCTCTTCTCCGGCTTCGAGCCGCACCAGCTCTTCGGCCGGTGGATTCGGGAGCTCGCGCTGCCCGTGACGGTGGACTGGTTGGATCCGGTGGTGGAGCTGCGGACGCCCACCGCGCGGCTCGCCGTGCACCGGGACCGCGCGCGCTTCGTCGAGTCCCTGTGCGCCCTGCCCGGCGCGCCCGCGCCCGCGGTCCGCCGCCTCTTCGCGCTCCAGGCGCGGGTGGCTGGCGCCCTGTGGCCGCTCTTCGATGACCCGACGCTGTTGCCCCCGCTGGACCCGCGGGCCCTGCTGCGCCACGCGGGCCGCGCGCTTCACTATCCCCCGCTGCTGCGGTGGCTGGGCCGCCCCCTGGGCGCGGTGCTGGAGCACCTGGGGCTCGCAAGCTTCACGCCGCTGCGCACCTACCTGGACGCGCTCTGCCAGATAACGGTCCAGTGCAGCGCGGCCGAGGCGGAGGCCCCCTTCGCCCTGGCCGCCATGGACTACTACTGGCGCGGCACCGGCCATGTCCGGGGCCGCATCGGTCAGCTCGCGCGGGCCCTGGCGGGCGCGGTGGAGGCCCAGGGCGGCACCGTCCTGCTGGCCAACCGGGTGAAGGCCGTGACGCCTGTCCCGGGCGGCTGGAGCGTGACGGCGCGCAGGGGCGAGCTGCGGGCGCGCCACGTGGTGGCCAACGTGCTCCCCAGGAGCTTGAGCCGGCTGCTGGACGTCCCCTTGGACCGCCTGCCCCGGCTGGACAGGCTGTCGCGCGCCGTCGAGTCCGGCTGGGGCGCGGCGATGCACTACCTGGTGGTGCGCGCGCCAGCGGGTGCCCACGGGCAGGCCCATCACCTGGAGCTGGTGCAGGACGCGTCCGCGCCCTTCATCGAGGGCAACCACCTGTTCATGTCCATCAGCGGGGAAGCGGACGCGGGGCGCGCGCCCCCGGGCCACCGCACCGTGACGGTGTCCACCCACGTCCCGCTGACGACGCTGTCCCAGCTCCCCGCGGAGGCGCAGCGCGGCTACGTGGAGCGCATCCAGGCGCGGATGGGCCAGGGCCTGAGGCGGCTGGCGCCCGAGTGGGTGGCGGGCCTCACGCACGCGATGACGGCTTCACCGCGCACCTACCAACGCTTCACCCAGCGAGACGGCGGCGCGGTGGGCGGCGTTCCCCGGCGCGCGGGCCTGGCGAACTACCGGCACCTGGGCCCCTTTCAAGTCCGCGACGGGCTGTGGCTGGTGGGGGACTCGGTGTTCCCCGGCCAGAGCACCCTGGCCACCGCGGTGGGCGGCGTACGCACCGCCGCCAGCATCGCCTCGCGGCGCTGA
- a CDS encoding pyridoxal-phosphate dependent enzyme — MRVVFPLSRPWPGGPVVLWGGALPAGSLKYLTFSHYLQSAPAETKGLVELSGASSALALDALGRERGLPVVALTDTLGTAYLRANGFGGEVRTVHGFTQAWELALDYERQGWFWPRQLANGALVESVESWTTRLLDVVQDVYPAVRCVVCGFGTGATVAGLHRPFAAAGYDVVGLQPAPGRVMPGWRRWAEQSLGSKDLFYPYREDVPLETADAKAVDALAALLAWAREERRPEEVLVISHNGRPPFE, encoded by the coding sequence ATGCGCGTCGTGTTTCCCTTGTCACGGCCCTGGCCGGGGGGGCCGGTGGTGCTCTGGGGTGGAGCGCTTCCGGCCGGCAGTCTCAAGTACCTGACCTTCTCCCATTACCTCCAGTCCGCGCCCGCGGAGACCAAGGGGCTGGTGGAGCTGTCGGGCGCGTCATCGGCGCTGGCGCTGGACGCGCTGGGCCGCGAGCGCGGGCTGCCCGTGGTGGCCCTGACGGACACGCTGGGCACCGCCTACCTGCGCGCGAATGGCTTCGGTGGCGAGGTGCGCACCGTGCACGGCTTCACCCAGGCCTGGGAGCTGGCGCTGGACTACGAGCGCCAGGGCTGGTTCTGGCCGAGGCAGCTCGCCAATGGCGCGTTGGTGGAGAGCGTGGAGTCCTGGACCACGCGCCTGCTGGACGTCGTCCAGGACGTGTACCCCGCCGTGCGCTGCGTGGTGTGCGGCTTCGGCACGGGCGCCACCGTGGCGGGGTTGCACCGGCCCTTCGCGGCCGCCGGCTACGACGTGGTGGGCCTGCAGCCCGCGCCGGGCAGGGTGATGCCGGGCTGGCGGCGCTGGGCGGAGCAGAGCCTGGGCTCCAAGGACCTCTTCTACCCCTACCGCGAGGACGTGCCCCTGGAGACGGCGGACGCGAAGGCGGTGGACGCGCTCGCCGCGCTCCTGGCCTGGGCGCGCGAGGAGCGGCGCCCGGAGGAGGTGCTGGTCATCTCCCACAACGGGAGGCCCCCGTTCGAATGA
- a CDS encoding response regulator transcription factor: protein MNTATSTLPSRPSVLIVEDDAHLRVGLRDNLLDEGYLVAEAPNTRDAERLLAERAFDLLILDVMLPGEDGYSFCRRLRTQGNKSMVLMLTARSLEDDILKGFEVGAQDYLTKPYRLRELLARVRALVRRSGTAPPEQMGFSGFTLDLGRRQVSRPDGSVVELTRTEFDLLAFLLRHQDRALPRGEILDAVWGRDVVVDPRTVDNFVSNLKKKLGWTSASGFSIHTIRGVGYRMEVSSS, encoded by the coding sequence ATGAACACCGCCACTTCCACCCTCCCCTCGCGTCCCTCCGTCCTCATCGTCGAGGACGATGCCCACCTGCGCGTCGGCCTCCGGGACAACCTGCTGGACGAGGGCTACCTCGTCGCCGAGGCGCCCAACACCCGCGACGCGGAGCGGCTGCTCGCGGAGCGCGCGTTCGACCTGCTCATCCTGGACGTCATGCTGCCCGGCGAGGACGGCTACAGCTTCTGCCGCCGGCTGCGGACACAGGGCAACAAGAGCATGGTGTTGATGCTCACCGCGCGCTCGCTGGAGGACGACATCCTCAAGGGCTTCGAGGTGGGCGCGCAGGACTACCTCACCAAGCCCTACCGGCTGCGGGAGCTGCTGGCCCGGGTGCGCGCCCTGGTGCGCCGCTCCGGCACGGCGCCCCCGGAGCAGATGGGCTTCAGCGGCTTCACCCTGGACCTGGGCCGGCGGCAGGTGTCGCGCCCGGACGGCTCCGTCGTGGAGCTGACGCGCACGGAGTTCGACCTGCTGGCCTTCCTGCTGCGGCACCAGGACCGGGCCCTGCCCCGGGGGGAAATCCTGGACGCCGTGTGGGGCCGGGACGTGGTGGTGGACCCGCGCACGGTGGACAACTTCGTCTCCAACTTGAAGAAGAAGCTGGGGTGGACCAGCGCCTCCGGCTTCTCCATCCACACCATCCGGGGCGTGGGCTACCGCATGGAGGTCTCCTCGTCATGA
- a CDS encoding ATP-binding protein yields the protein MFATLVALPPEVSEEVERGILKSDAGRNCQILRVPLAGTLPDAIAEGLIVLWDDGGPLSELITSCQRLNALRGVARTHLVVLTGRTSSEAEALAAAGVDECLHAPGAHWGVRLAGLRRRLMALQEGGGAPPPPLQETTDRARLESQWVLADRMASIGTLAAGVAHEINNPLSYVSSNLSYLRELLSQPALSYDQLLELREVVAEAQEGAGRVSAIVRDLRTFSRADEELHGPVDMAHVVDGALRLLRNQIALRAQLTFTLEPVLPVHGNETRLSQIVVNLLLNALQALPDRAPEENRVRVSLRASSARHVELEVSDNGHGMAPDVQRRIFDPFFSTRPVGEGTGLGLSICLTLVQAMGGRIEVSSAPGWGSTFRIVLPTQAVGWTEGLEASRAADPVPALARRRLLLIDDEPSVGNSVSRLVRDVYEIHVVQDAREALRLLSMGERFDAILCDVMMPGMSGLDFVVELERLAPELALRTGLMTGGAFTAQAREFVGRRTRGLLEKPFERERLCTFVEHLFQ from the coding sequence GTGTTTGCGACGCTGGTGGCATTGCCTCCCGAGGTGTCGGAGGAGGTCGAGCGAGGGATTCTCAAGTCCGACGCGGGACGGAACTGCCAGATATTGCGCGTGCCCCTCGCGGGCACCTTGCCCGATGCCATCGCCGAGGGGCTCATCGTCCTGTGGGATGATGGCGGTCCGCTGTCGGAGCTCATCACGAGCTGTCAGCGGTTGAATGCCCTGCGGGGCGTGGCCCGCACGCACCTCGTCGTGCTCACCGGGCGCACGTCGTCGGAAGCGGAGGCCCTGGCCGCGGCTGGCGTGGACGAGTGCCTGCACGCGCCCGGCGCGCATTGGGGCGTGCGCCTCGCGGGCCTGCGCCGGCGGCTCATGGCGCTGCAAGAGGGCGGCGGCGCGCCCCCGCCGCCGCTCCAGGAGACGACGGACCGCGCGCGGCTGGAGTCGCAGTGGGTGCTGGCGGACAGGATGGCGTCCATCGGCACGCTCGCCGCGGGCGTGGCGCACGAAATCAACAACCCGCTGTCGTACGTCAGCTCCAACCTCTCGTACCTGCGCGAGCTGCTCTCCCAGCCGGCGCTGTCCTACGACCAGCTCCTGGAGCTGCGGGAGGTGGTGGCCGAGGCCCAGGAGGGCGCCGGACGCGTCAGCGCGATTGTCCGCGACCTGCGCACCTTCTCCCGCGCGGACGAAGAGCTGCACGGCCCGGTGGACATGGCGCACGTGGTGGACGGCGCGCTGCGCCTGCTCCGCAACCAGATTGCGCTGCGCGCCCAGCTCACCTTCACGCTGGAGCCGGTGCTGCCCGTGCACGGCAACGAAACGCGCCTGTCCCAGATTGTCGTGAACCTCCTGCTGAACGCGCTCCAGGCCCTGCCGGACCGCGCGCCCGAGGAGAACCGGGTGCGCGTGTCCCTGCGCGCCAGCAGCGCCCGGCACGTGGAGCTGGAGGTCTCCGACAACGGGCACGGCATGGCGCCGGACGTCCAGCGCCGCATCTTCGACCCGTTCTTCTCCACCCGTCCGGTGGGGGAGGGCACCGGGCTGGGGCTGTCCATCTGCCTCACGCTGGTGCAGGCCATGGGCGGGCGCATCGAGGTCTCCAGCGCGCCGGGTTGGGGGAGCACCTTCCGCATCGTGCTGCCCACGCAGGCCGTGGGCTGGACGGAGGGCCTGGAGGCGTCGCGCGCGGCGGATCCCGTCCCGGCGCTCGCGCGCAGGCGCTTGCTGCTCATCGACGATGAGCCCTCCGTGGGCAACTCGGTGAGCCGGCTGGTGCGGGACGTCTACGAGATTCACGTCGTCCAGGACGCGCGGGAGGCGCTGCGGCTGCTCTCCATGGGCGAGCGCTTCGACGCCATCCTCTGCGACGTGATGATGCCCGGCATGAGCGGGCTGGACTTCGTGGTGGAGCTGGAGCGGCTGGCGCCGGAGCTCGCGCTGCGCACCGGGTTGATGACGGGCGGCGCCTTCACCGCGCAGGCGCGTGAGTTCGTGGGCCGCCGCACGCGGGGGCTGCTGGAGAAGCCCTTCGAGCGCGAGCGCCTGTGCACCTTCGTGGAGCACCTCTTTCAATGA